A portion of the Myxococcales bacterium genome contains these proteins:
- a CDS encoding Bax inhibitor-1/YccA family protein encodes MDYQAFAGSQEESKSSVQRFVTKVYGWMCAALLTTGFVSYYVVSNEALLRRIFQSPGTLMILVIAQLGLVIGLSAAINKLSTTVATAMFFLYSALTGITLSSIFLVYTHESLTSTFVITAGTFGAMSFYGYLTKKDLTSMGNLAFMGLIGIIIASVVNIFVKSTFIYTATTYIGVLVFVGLTAYDAQKIKQMARFLNPESSEEQKGAIIGALRLYLDFINLFLMLLRLLGRRR; translated from the coding sequence ATGGACTATCAAGCATTTGCCGGATCTCAGGAGGAATCCAAATCGTCGGTACAGAGATTTGTCACAAAGGTCTACGGATGGATGTGCGCGGCGCTGCTGACAACGGGCTTCGTATCGTATTACGTGGTCTCCAACGAAGCGCTGCTTCGGAGGATATTCCAAAGCCCCGGCACACTAATGATCCTCGTCATAGCCCAGCTGGGACTCGTCATAGGTCTTTCAGCGGCGATAAACAAGCTATCCACAACGGTCGCCACGGCGATGTTCTTCCTCTACTCTGCCCTCACCGGCATAACTCTTTCATCGATATTTCTCGTGTACACGCATGAATCCCTGACTTCCACTTTCGTGATAACCGCAGGCACGTTTGGCGCTATGAGCTTTTACGGCTACTTGACGAAGAAGGATCTCACCAGCATGGGCAACCTGGCATTCATGGGGCTCATAGGCATCATCATAGCCTCGGTGGTAAATATCTTCGTAAAAAGCACATTCATCTACACAGCTACTACTTACATAGGCGTGCTCGTATTCGTAGGGCTTACCGCCTATGACGCACAGAAGATAAAGCAGATGGCGAGGTTTCTTAACCCCGAAAGCAGCGAGGAACAGAAAGGGGCGATAATCGGAGCCCTTCGACTCTACCTGGATTTCATAAATCTCTTTTTGATGCTGCTTCGCCTCCTTGGAAGACGCCGCTAG
- a CDS encoding OmpA family protein, translating into MKRALVLMAAVAVLGAFYMGCQKMEARCKYCGKVVKVTTLRGVHFDFDKYQLRKDGIKILSEDIELLKKDKKLVISIEGHTDSIGSDEYNQVLSVRRATTVFNYMIDNGIETDRMQIVGFGEKNPVASNSTAAGREQNRRVELKIIQPDTE; encoded by the coding sequence ATGAAAAGAGCTTTAGTGCTTATGGCTGCAGTAGCGGTACTCGGGGCATTTTACATGGGCTGCCAGAAGATGGAAGCCCGCTGCAAATACTGCGGCAAAGTCGTCAAGGTAACCACCCTGAGAGGGGTCCACTTCGACTTCGATAAATATCAGCTCCGCAAGGATGGCATTAAGATACTTTCCGAGGACATCGAACTTTTGAAGAAGGATAAAAAACTCGTCATTTCGATAGAAGGTCATACCGACAGCATCGGCAGCGACGAGTACAACCAAGTTCTCTCGGTTCGCCGCGCCACAACCGTATTCAATTACATGATCGACAATGGCATAGAAACTGACAGGATGCAGATCGTAGGCTTTGGAGAGAAGAACCCTGTAGCTTCAAATAGCACTGCCGCAGGGAGGGAACAGAACAGGCGAGTGGAACTGAAGATTATTCAGCCAGACACAGAATAG